In the genome of Chloroflexota bacterium, the window GCAGGCTTTTTTGGCGCAGCCTTAGCAGGCCTGATTACCGTAGGCTTGGTTGAGTTGCTCAAAAATACCCAGCGCGTCGGCGGCGAATCGGCAATTGGGATTGTGTTTCCAGCCATGTTTGCCTTGGGAACCTTCCTCGTCTCGAAATATTATGCCGATGTTCACCTTGATGCCGATGCGGTGCTCTATGGCAACATCGAGTTTGTCGGCTTTGACCATTGGTATCTTGGCGAAACTGATTTAGGGCCGCAATCGCTCTGGATTATGGGCGGCTTATGTTTGATTAATCTGATTTTTATTAGTGTGTTTTATAAAGAACTCAAATTGGCCACTTTTGATGCTGGCTTAGCAGCAACCCTTGGTTTTTCGCCAATTCTCATTCACTATGGCTTGATGGCGGTAGTTTCAATTACCACGGTTGGCGCATTTACCGCTGTTGGGGCGATTTTGGTAGTGGCCTTGATGATTGTGCCTGCGGCCACAGCCTATTTGCTGACCGACCGCCTGCCGTGGATGATTGGCTTGGCGATTGCGGCTGGCGCGATTGCCGCAGTTGCTGGCTTTGGCTTAGCGTTTATGCTCAACGGCTCGGTTGCAGGCGCAATTGCCACAATTACTGGAGTTGAATTTGGCTTGGCCTTGTTGTTTAGCCCCAAACAAGGCTTGGTTGCTCGGGCACAGCGCTTGGCTCGCCAACGAATTCAATTTGCTGCTGATACGCTCTTGGTGCACCTGTTGCAACACGAAGGTAGCCCCGAAGCTGCCCATGAAAGCACGATTGGCCATTTGCAAAGCGAATTGAAATGGAATAACAAGTTTGCTCAACGGGTGCTTGATCTGGCTCAGCGGCGGAGCTTGGTGCGCTGCCAAGGCCAACAACTTGAACTGACGACCAGTGGGCGTGAACGGAGTCAGCAAGTCTTGCAATTAGGTCGTGCCTAGCACCGCCCTTCCGCTAGCCACGGTTCCCACCTAGCAGAGCCTACTCAATGGCGAGTAGGCTTTTGTTTTGTTGATTCCTACTCATTGATTGTTAGTTGGAGATTGTTTATAACAGAAGGATAGAAAATAAGGGTCTCGGGTTTACGGATCAACAATCTGTAGCAAAGAGCACCAAGGTTAGGGTGTTGCAATAATCATAACTTTCCACAGGATAAATATTTGGGGGTGCAGGGGGATGAAAACCCTCCTGCGTCTCCCGCCTTGAGGCGGGACGGAAGAGTGGTGAACAAGGCTTCCACAGGATAAATATTTAGGAACGCAGGTGGCGATTGCCGATGAATGATAATCCAACGGCACGCTGGAACGATCATTTTTGGCAAAAAAAGAGCGCCAATGCGATTGGCACTGGCGCTAGCTCAACAGTTGGTTGAATTAGGGTAGATACTTGAGCGGATTAACTGCGGTACCATCGATCTTGATTGTGAAGTGCAGGTGAACCCCAGTTGAGTAGCCACCGCCAGCCCGATCATAGGTGCTGCCCATATAGCCGATCAACTGGCCTGCCTCGACCTCTTGGCCTTCGGAAACCACCGGATTCGACATCATATGGCCGTATTCGGTGACCATCCCAGAACCATGGCTAATTTTGACACAATAGCCATAGCCGCTACACCAACCAGCCTCGATCACCGTGCCACGGCGGGCAGCGGAAATTGGCGTGCCTTTGCGGTTGGCAATATCGATGCCGTTATGGAAGCGCCCAACGCTAAAGTTGCGATAGCCAAAACCTGAGGTCAAGTCGCCATAGGTTGGCCAAACCCAAACAGGTGGTGGTGGTGGTGGCGGCGGAAAGTTATCGGTCTCTTCCAAGGCCGACCAAACTTCCTCGGGAATGCTCACAACTTCGCGGGCAACCCAGGCCACTTCACCATCACTTTGACGAATTTTGACCCAAACTTCGTGTTTGGCGATTAATTGTAAGCGTTCGCCAGCATTGACCTTGACGATTTTCTCGTAGGCCGTGCCTGGGCCTTCACGCAAATTGGTGCGATCAGCCAGCACAATTGCGGCGGCTTGTGATTTTTGGTTGATTGAATCGATTGCGCCGCGCACTGAAACATTTTGCACGCCCGCCAACGATGCTCCTGGCACGAAAATTTCGCGTCCAGCAATCAAGGCTTGACCCTGATCTAAGCCGTTGGGTGGGAAGGTCATAATCACATCAGCACCAACACTGTAGCGTTCGGCGATATCGGTGATCGTTTCGCCTTCGCTGACTGTGTGCGGAACCCCCGAAACCCGTGGAATTCGCAAGGTTTCGCCGATCGCGACTGGGCCAGTTAAATTATTGGCCGCAATCAACGATTCTGGGGTAATTGTATATTTGGCAGCAATATCGGCGATGGTTTCTTCGTTGGCAACCAAGTGGGTTGCAACAAAGGCCGGGCCACGTTCAGGCGCTGGTTTGATTAAGGCAGGGCCAACATCGACCACAACTTCATGCTCACCGCCACCAACGCTTTGGGGCTGAGTGGCTGAAATTGGGATCACAACCCGTTGGAAATTGCCTGCTTCAACTTCATCGACCAATTGGGCAGCGGCTAAAGCTTCAGGAATTGCTTGATTAGTGGCATTATCAGAAACTGGATTAAGTGGAAAACCGCGACCCCAAGCCACTACACAGGCGGCCAACAGGATCACGCTATGCGCAACCAAACGGCGTTGAAGCTGCAAACGCTGCCGCACCGATTGAGCGGCGGCCTTGAATGAGCGCCGTGGTTGTTTTGGCTCAGAAATTGCTTGTGGGGCACGAGTAGGTGTGCCAGCGATTTGCGCCAGCGAAGATCGCGCAATTGAGGCCGCGCGTTGTTCTTGCTTGCGCCGTCGTTGGGCAGAGCGGCCACCACGATTGAGTGACTCAATCCGGCCAGTATCAGATTTTTGGCGAAATGCGGTAGTGGTGTGGTTAGGAGCTGGTAGCAAAATAACTTCGGCGTTGTTTTGCGTTTGTGCCCGTTGAACACGTCGCCGCGGAGTTCGCTTCTCTGTCATGGAACGAAGACTCCTCG includes:
- a CDS encoding metal ABC transporter permease: MSSTFAIILTGILVAAACASLGCFLILRRMAMLADAISHAILPGLVAGYFIAQGPSLLAGFFGAALAGLITVGLVELLKNTQRVGGESAIGIVFPAMFALGTFLVSKYYADVHLDADAVLYGNIEFVGFDHWYLGETDLGPQSLWIMGGLCLINLIFISVFYKELKLATFDAGLAATLGFSPILIHYGLMAVVSITTVGAFTAVGAILVVALMIVPAATAYLLTDRLPWMIGLAIAAGAIAAVAGFGLAFMLNGSVAGAIATITGVEFGLALLFSPKQGLVARAQRLARQRIQFAADTLLVHLLQHEGSPEAAHESTIGHLQSELKWNNKFAQRVLDLAQRRSLVRCQGQQLELTTSGRERSQQVLQLGRA
- a CDS encoding peptidoglycan DD-metalloendopeptidase family protein, which translates into the protein MTEKRTPRRRVQRAQTQNNAEVILLPAPNHTTTAFRQKSDTGRIESLNRGGRSAQRRRKQEQRAASIARSSLAQIAGTPTRAPQAISEPKQPRRSFKAAAQSVRQRLQLQRRLVAHSVILLAACVVAWGRGFPLNPVSDNATNQAIPEALAAAQLVDEVEAGNFQRVVIPISATQPQSVGGGEHEVVVDVGPALIKPAPERGPAFVATHLVANEETIADIAAKYTITPESLIAANNLTGPVAIGETLRIPRVSGVPHTVSEGETITDIAERYSVGADVIMTFPPNGLDQGQALIAGREIFVPGASLAGVQNVSVRGAIDSINQKSQAAAIVLADRTNLREGPGTAYEKIVKVNAGERLQLIAKHEVWVKIRQSDGEVAWVAREVVSIPEEVWSALEETDNFPPPPPPPPVWVWPTYGDLTSGFGYRNFSVGRFHNGIDIANRKGTPISAARRGTVIEAGWCSGYGYCVKISHGSGMVTEYGHMMSNPVVSEGQEVEAGQLIGYMGSTYDRAGGGYSTGVHLHFTIKIDGTAVNPLKYLP